The sequence below is a genomic window from Deltaproteobacteria bacterium GWC2_55_46.
GAAGCTTGAGGAGATCAAAGACCTCGATTTCAAATTCAACGAGGCTCCCTTCCAGGGCAAGTACCTGCTCGAGGCCATGGACCTCTCCTTTGGCTACGGAGGAGACGGCCCTCTTCTTATTGATGACCTGAGCTTTACGGTAGCCAAGGGCGACCGCATAGGCATAATAGGGAAGAACGGGAAGGGAAAGACAACCCTTCTTAATATGCTCGCGTGTGAGCTTAAGCCCTTGAACGGTACTGTTGCCGCGCACCAGAATGCCCGCATGGCATACTTCGGCCAGACGAACATAGACAGGCTCAACCGCTCAAATACCATAGAGAAGGAGCTTATGGAGGCGCACCCTGACTACAGCCGCGGCGTTGCCAGGAAGATCTGCGGGGCCATGATGTTCGAAGGTGACGCGGCGCTCAAAAAGATAGACGTCCTCTCTGGAGGCGAGCGCGCGAGAGTTCTTCTCGGCAAGCTTCTCGTAAGCCCGGCGAACCTGCTTTTGCTTGATGAGCCGACAAACCACCTTGATATGGAATCGATAGATTCGCTCATCGAGGCTGTAGATATCTTCGGCGGCGCCGCTATCATCGTGACCCACAGCGAGCTGATGCTCAACGCGCTGGCCACGAGGCTCATCGTATTTGACGGAGGGCGCGTAAGCCTCTTCGATGGGACATATAGGGAGTTCCTCGATAAGGCCGGGTGGGAGAGCGAATCCGCGGTGGGGGTAAAGGCCGGGGGGCGCAAGGAGAAGGGGGTAAATAAAAAAGAGGTCAGGAAGCTCAGGGCAGAGGTCATATCAGCCAAAGGCAGGTCGCTTGGGCCGATGGAGAAGAGGATGGCTGAGATAGAAGGGCTGATAGTAACCCTTGAAAAGGCCGCAGAAGAGGCCAGTCGGGCGCTGCTTGCCGCTTCAGAGCGCGCGGATGCCGAAGACATAACCGCCCAGTCAAAGGCCTATCATGAACTGCGCGACAGGATCGACCGCCTCTTCGATGAGCTTGAGTCCATTACGGTCGAACACGAGTATAAGAGCAGGGAATTTGAGGAAAAGATGAGGGAGCTGGAGCAGGTTTAGGCTCCAGCTCGTCCGTAGAAAGAAACTAAACTGCTGTTACGTTATCGTAACAGTATCCGAATGTGCTGATTTTGTTACAGATACCGCAGAAGTAGATAGATGGCCTTCCTCCTGCCGTTACCAATTCGTAACAAGTGCCTTCCAGACAAGTCCTTTCAAAATTCCCAGGCTATTTTTTTTTGACCTTTAAAAACGGTAACTTAGGTTACATTTCTTTGATCTGCTGATTTTTGGTACGCGGATTGCTATATTTATAGAATACCGGACAATTTTAGCGGCACCATGCCCTTTTGCTGTTGAGGAAAAAGGCAGGCCGTTGTGAAGAGGATGCGCCGCTCTGATCGAATCCCAGGCGTAAAAAACGGAGGTGCTTAATGAAAATTATGGTCTGCCATGATGGTTCACAACGTTCTCAGGAAGCCCTTGAGAGAACGGTAGCACTCTTCAAGATTCAGAAGCCTGAGATAGTCCTCGTCACGGTGATCGAGGAGCCGCTCGACGCTACAAGCATGGACGAGGAAAGCTTCGAGAAATGGCGGAGCAGGAGGGACCAGGACCTTAAGAAGGCCGCCACTTGGGTGGTAGAGCATGGATTGAACGTTGACGCCATCCTGGCGGTAGGCGACCCCAGGAAGATGATACTCGAGGCTTCCGACAACAAAAACCCGGATATCCTGGTCGTAGCCAGAAGGGGCGCTGGCCTTCTTGAGAAGATGGCCCTTGGCAGCGTGAGCGCTTACCTTATAAGGCACGCCGAATGCCCTGTCCTTGTAATGCATTGATGCATCGATCAAAACGAAAGCGTTTTTGAAACTGCTCTTCGAATTATTAAAACGTACTAATTCGTACTAATTACGCCCGGAGGTCATAATGGCAAAGAATTCGGAAAGGATGGGTTGGGGCGACCTGTTCAGCTTCGGCAGGGTTGATATGATCGCCCTCCACAAGACATGGTTCGCCTTCTTCCTTACGTTCTTCGTGTGGTTCAACATGGCCCCGCTCGTCACGGTCATCGTGCAGGAGTCGGGGTTCACGATGCAGCAGCTCAAGCTACTGGCCATAACAAACGTGGCCCTCACGATGCCGGGTCGAGTCCTTATCGGCATGCTCTCGGACAGGCTCGGGCCCAGGAGGACCTTCACTATAGTGATGGTCCTGTGCGCGATCCCCTGCTTCACCTTCGCCTTCGCCAGCTCCTATACTCAGATGCTCGTCTCCAGGCTTCTTCTCAGCATGGTCGGCACTGGCTTCGTGGTCGGCATCCACATGACCGCGCTGTGGTTCAAGCCCAGGGACATCGGTTTCGCGCAGGGCGTTGAGGCCGGCCTCGGCAACTGGGGCTCCTCGATAGCCGCTATACTGCTGCCTATCGTAGCGTTGAATGTGTTCGGCTCATGGAGGTACGCGATAGCGTTAAGCGGCCTCGTGATGCTGCTTTACGGCATCTACTACTGGTTTGCCATCACCGACGGCCCGGTGGGCTCCGTCTATCACAAGCCGAGGAAGGGTGCTGCGATAGAGGTCTCCACCTGGGGCGACATGATAAACGCCGTTCTCTGGACCATACCCATCATAGGAGTCCTAGCCATCCTCGTCTGGAGGATCAACGGCATGGGCTTCATGAGCTCCGAGGCGGCCCTGATAGCCTATGTAGTGATAGCCATGGTGGTGCTCTATCAGGTCATCCAGATACTCCGCTTCAACACGCCTATTCTTAAAAAGGGCGTGCCGGAAGATGACAGGTACAGGTTCACGGACGTGGGCGCGCTCTGCCTTTGCTACGTCGCCACATTCGGCGCGGAGCTTGGCGTCATATCCATGCTCCCGACCTTTTTCCAGAAGGGCTGGAGCCTGACCCCTCAGCTCGCCGGTCTCTTCGGTTCGGTCTTCGCCTTCATGAACTTCTTCTCAAGGTCGCTTGGCGGCTATATCTCCGACAGGTCTCCGACTAGAAGGGGCGCGATGCTGGTCTATCTCGCCGGCATAGCGATATCCTTCGTGCTCATGGGCATGATGAGCTCGAGCTGGCCTCTGTGGCTCGCCGTGGT
It includes:
- a CDS encoding MFS transporter, encoding MGWGDLFSFGRVDMIALHKTWFAFFLTFFVWFNMAPLVTVIVQESGFTMQQLKLLAITNVALTMPGRVLIGMLSDRLGPRRTFTIVMVLCAIPCFTFAFASSYTQMLVSRLLLSMVGTGFVVGIHMTALWFKPRDIGFAQGVEAGLGNWGSSIAAILLPIVALNVFGSWRYAIALSGLVMLLYGIYYWFAITDGPVGSVYHKPRKGAAIEVSTWGDMINAVLWTIPIIGVLAILVWRINGMGFMSSEAALIAYVVIAMVVLYQVIQILRFNTPILKKGVPEDDRYRFTDVGALCLCYVATFGAELGVISMLPTFFQKGWSLTPQLAGLFGSVFAFMNFFSRSLGGYISDRSPTRRGAMLVYLAGIAISFVLMGMMSSSWPLWLAVVVTIICAMFVTGGCGTTYALVPLVKRRITGQISGYVGAYGNVGAVMYLTVYTFVNDSQFFYFIGATVVATFLFCFFFLKEPVGAFSQEYQLSSVDREMMDGGGGH
- a CDS encoding ABC transporter ATP-binding protein, translated to MLKVNGLAKAFGGQVLFEDVSFSLSPGEKVGLVGRNGHGKTTLFKIILGELEADSGKVSAPRHFKIGHLSQRLQFSHDTVLKEACSGLRKNEDWIDETYRAEAVLMGLGIDEELFDASPLSLSGGYQVRLNLAKALVADPDVLLLDEPTNYLDILSIRWLVRFLKDWNGALMLITHDRDFMDSVTTHTMGIHRGRVRKVAGPTEKLYSQILMEEEVYELSRQNDERKRKDVEKFIARFRASATKASAVQSRVKALERKERLQKLEEIKDLDFKFNEAPFQGKYLLEAMDLSFGYGGDGPLLIDDLSFTVAKGDRIGIIGKNGKGKTTLLNMLACELKPLNGTVAAHQNARMAYFGQTNIDRLNRSNTIEKELMEAHPDYSRGVARKICGAMMFEGDAALKKIDVLSGGERARVLLGKLLVSPANLLLLDEPTNHLDMESIDSLIEAVDIFGGAAIIVTHSELMLNALATRLIVFDGGRVSLFDGTYREFLDKAGWESESAVGVKAGGRKEKGVNKKEVRKLRAEVISAKGRSLGPMEKRMAEIEGLIVTLEKAAEEASRALLAASERADAEDITAQSKAYHELRDRIDRLFDELESITVEHEYKSREFEEKMRELEQV